Genomic segment of Benincasa hispida cultivar B227 chromosome 1, ASM972705v1, whole genome shotgun sequence:
AGTCCACTCCACCCAAAAACCTTTCTTTAATAGCATTAGCTTAGTTTATGTAGATGTTGTTTATACGATAAGCTTGTCCTTTGTCAAAAAGAGAACTACAAATACACTGGTCTACAATCAGTATCAATGGATTTTTTTACAGCATCCATCACCACCTGTGTCTTCCTGCTTATCTGTGGCCACTTGCTATCAGGACAAGACCCTCTTGTTCTTATGGCCTGTACAAGCCTTGAGAACTCTGCAATCATCAGAGCCTCTTGTGGTAGCTCATTGACCACCTCAATTTCCTCTGGTTTTGTGTTCCATCCAATATGGAGTTCTGCAAACTTTGCTCCTGAGGTGATATCAAATGATGCCGAAGTCTCTTGGTAAGGGATGATGAAGTCGTAAACATTCACCGATCCATGGGTACCAGATATGGTTATGTCCATGGAGGTATGAGATAGGAAAGAACAATGAATTGTTGCAGATGTTTCGTTTGATGATTTGCCCCAATGAAGGGTGGCTGTGCAGGACAAGATAACACCCGCTTTGTTCTTGGTAACATCTGGTAGCGCACGGACTTGTATTGGCAATTCATAGTCCTTTGCCCACAAGAGGGCTCCAATGCAGTACCAGGCCAAGTCTCCCAATGCACCCAAAGCATCCAGGTCCGATTTTACTCTTATATTTTCCTCAAGAAACTGTTTTGTTCCTGATGTTGTTGATGTGCTGTGAATCTTGAAATTGCAAACAGATACAATACTTGTCACTTGCAGCAGCATTTAGAGGTTTTTCTGGCTAAAATAATGTTATTACATGAATGGTTCAACTTCTACCAAACTTCAATTACCTTGTTAATTTTTCAGCTTTGGTTCTAACTAGTTCCTACTATTATTAACATTATAATTCAAGCGTTTTCGTGACATGCTAATTGAACATAAAAATGATGGTTTAACTTGATTTGACGGGGAAAACAGGTAGATGGGTCAAAAAGTTCGTTAGGATAGTTGGTCAGCTCTATTGTGTTACTTGCCATATCCTGCcaaatcattattttttattctaacCAAGATGCAATATCAACAGGGTTACTTACTAGAACCAAAATCTAAAGTTTAATAAAAACAAGTTCCAAGTTCTGAGTTTATAATTTAGCCTCATGTAATTATTTGAGGAGTAGTTTAAGCCAAGATTTTGAAGTTGGGAAAAGATCTTACATAGTTAACATGGCCAAAAAGCTTAGGATCAGAGATAATCTCTTTCACTTTAGCAGTTCTAGGGTGATGCAGCCACATAGATCCATCCATGAACTGCACACCGTTCGACTCACAGGCATCAAGAATCTGATCAAGCTCTTCAACGTCCAGCGCCGTAGGTTTCTCCAAGAGAATGTGCTTCTTCTTCTCAGCAGCCAAAATTGCCCACCGCCGGTGAAGGCTGGTCGGCAGTGGCATGTAGACGGCATCCACACAAGGGTCATCAAGAATCTGATGGTAGCTTCCGTACACCTTGACAGTTTCTGGCAAGCCATTGACAGCGGCAAAGTTCAAGGCTTTGTCAAGTGATCGGCTGGCAATAGCGGAGACGGCGGAGTTGGGTGCTGAGTTTATGGCTCTAGCCACTTTTCTGGCAATCTCAGCGCAGCCAACAATGCCGAAACGGATCAGGTTCTCGGCCATTTGTGGTTCCCGCCGGTGACTGATGAGCTGGGAAAGGTGTGAAGAAATGG
This window contains:
- the LOC120080522 gene encoding uncharacterized oxidoreductase At4g09670-like isoform X2, encoding MSKAIYRCIELLRLLTNLQLPQANRMVRERTMYLLQWARPERIMATSNFPIKELRSTGPASRRRIWNLAAPHFGLILQEMFGHIQTLMKWMSLDQLCLHNKNPCTKFSQRCNPSISSHLSQLISHRREPQMAENLIRFGIVGCAEIARKVARAINSAPNSAVSAIASRSLDKALNFAAVNGLPETVKVYGSYHQILDDPCVDAVYMPLPTSLHRRWAILAAEKKKHILLEKPTALDVEELDQILDACESNGVQFMDGSMWLHHPRTAKVKEIISDPKLFGHVNYIHSTSTTSGTKQFLEENIRVKSDLDALGALGDLAWYCIGALLWAKDYELPIQVRALPDVTKNKAGVILSCTATLHWGKSSNETSATIHCSFLSHTSMDITISGTHGSVNVYDFIIPYQETSASFDITSGAKFAELHIGWNTKPEEIEVVNELPQEALMIAEFSRLVQAIRTRGSCPDSKWPQISRKTQVVMDAVKKSIDTDCRPVYL